One Niabella beijingensis DNA window includes the following coding sequences:
- a CDS encoding ROK family protein encodes MNSCIALGVDIGGTHITASLVDLEKRIIIDDSLKREEVASTGPSDMIFDSWVDLLTRVMDYAGNRVEQIGIAMPGPFDYKSGISLIKEQDKFRNLYGLNVGDILSGRLGINRERIVFKNDAVCFLRGEMLAGSLKGYESAIGITLGTGLGTAAGNYSLEIDAGLWNMPFKNGIAEDFLSTKWFVSRFYTLSGKSVSGVKELLKQYNNNKNIDFLFDEFARNLALFISEFLKKFPSEAVVIGGNINKAFARFQSQVQTLLWKKIGRRIPIVNSELGEYSALIGAALF; translated from the coding sequence ATGAATAGTTGTATAGCATTAGGTGTAGACATCGGAGGTACACATATTACCGCATCTCTGGTCGATTTGGAGAAAAGGATAATAATTGATGATAGTCTTAAGAGAGAGGAAGTCGCCTCAACCGGGCCATCTGATATGATTTTTGATAGCTGGGTAGATCTCTTAACACGGGTAATGGATTACGCCGGGAACCGGGTTGAGCAGATAGGCATAGCAATGCCCGGGCCTTTTGATTATAAATCCGGGATTAGTCTAATTAAGGAACAGGATAAATTCAGGAATTTATATGGTCTTAATGTTGGTGATATATTGTCCGGAAGATTGGGTATAAACCGGGAAAGAATTGTATTTAAAAATGATGCAGTTTGTTTTTTAAGAGGGGAAATGCTGGCCGGAAGCCTGAAAGGCTATGAGAGTGCTATTGGGATTACCCTGGGTACCGGCCTGGGAACGGCAGCAGGAAATTACTCCCTGGAGATCGATGCCGGTTTATGGAACATGCCATTTAAAAACGGGATAGCAGAAGATTTTTTATCTACCAAATGGTTTGTATCCCGGTTTTATACGCTGTCAGGCAAATCTGTCAGTGGTGTCAAAGAATTACTAAAACAATATAATAACAATAAGAATATCGATTTCTTATTCGATGAGTTTGCCCGTAACCTGGCTCTGTTTATTAGTGAATTTCTAAAAAAGTTTCCTTCTGAAGCTGTAGTGATAGGAGGTAATATCAATAAAGCATTCGCCAGGTTTCAATCTCAGGTACAAACGCTTCTCTGGAAAAAAATAGGACGAAGAATACCCATTGTAAATTCTGAACTGGGAGAATACAGCGCCCTGATTGGGGCCGCCCTGTTCTGA
- a CDS encoding GxGYxYP domain-containing protein, giving the protein MINGRLCKCQVLICLLLLSLTAFSQGQESWWPEQKLPTQIIRVSPSNLAQRNLVQSVSGLAARAVNAGTNNELVWTNVSGAAYNYYLSGWLARTSVADNGNITVWNLVDRFKNKGVVKGYVLYTEGDYSVNFATLYASMYDAILVEAGLESTAIAHGLTLKYDARPLNSKTSYTQAWFDGIKGALNNKMVVTIAPNDYRQREMAISNNCMVYWGVDDFYNTILSWMKPNSPVVGWNENEGPAVVACSKYGMFTTGATVVNLSVLSAGAKQLTPPKVTNINPRTLDFSTGRHYHSFVLSDGDNMMIQATSLPLIPEYWGNPDINNVPMNWTNCPVNLSEMIPDAWNYFVNTTTVPGNLIEFGGGYQYPDYFAQSRDGDAVTIQREFAEIVNKRMKATGTKVFSFITRNSLSSAEALGAYQIYAETIDDLVGIVAIQYIPYNAGGGNIYWVTNKQGKHIPVFTAKYQMWADLNQYPNSGNPAVIASLINSAANQSPTPTIDWTIVHAWSYFKKDAGGNISDAVSTDAGALRGVTPVTWAKALLDTNINVVSIEELLWRLRMKYYPAETQAVIDGFPQPLSTNFRTITANKINGSWNISWTVDNESNTKEYIIEASGDGKQWKEIGRQAAKTIGASSQKVKYDFVVPGTVEIAGLSIMLLFLIPAFGSRLTRLGIGVAAIALLAACSKSHKIDNSTDNGNGVFIRITERSFDGKLSCSKAVRVLE; this is encoded by the coding sequence ATGATTAACGGTCGCTTATGTAAATGCCAGGTATTGATCTGTCTATTGCTATTGTCTTTAACAGCTTTTTCTCAGGGCCAGGAATCCTGGTGGCCCGAACAAAAGCTGCCGACACAGATAATAAGAGTATCCCCCTCCAATCTTGCACAGCGAAATCTCGTTCAATCTGTTTCGGGTTTGGCCGCAAGGGCTGTAAATGCAGGTACCAACAACGAATTGGTGTGGACCAATGTTTCGGGTGCCGCTTATAATTATTACCTTTCCGGGTGGCTGGCACGTACATCGGTTGCCGATAACGGAAATATTACAGTATGGAATTTAGTAGACCGGTTTAAAAACAAAGGCGTGGTAAAAGGCTATGTTTTGTATACCGAGGGAGATTATTCGGTAAACTTTGCAACATTATACGCCTCAATGTACGATGCCATTTTGGTAGAAGCCGGACTGGAATCTACGGCAATTGCTCACGGGTTGACATTAAAGTACGACGCGAGGCCGTTGAATTCAAAAACCTCCTATACTCAAGCCTGGTTTGATGGTATTAAAGGCGCGTTAAATAATAAAATGGTGGTTACTATTGCACCTAATGATTATCGTCAGCGTGAAATGGCCATCTCCAATAATTGTATGGTTTATTGGGGCGTTGATGATTTTTATAACACAATTTTGTCATGGATGAAGCCCAATAGTCCGGTTGTAGGGTGGAACGAAAATGAAGGACCGGCAGTGGTTGCCTGTTCCAAATATGGCATGTTTACTACAGGTGCTACGGTAGTGAACCTTTCCGTGTTATCGGCCGGCGCCAAGCAGTTGACACCGCCTAAGGTAACCAACATTAACCCGAGAACACTGGATTTTTCAACCGGTAGGCATTATCATTCTTTTGTGCTGAGCGACGGTGATAATATGATGATCCAGGCGACCAGTCTTCCGCTTATACCCGAATACTGGGGTAATCCCGATATTAATAACGTGCCGATGAACTGGACTAACTGTCCGGTCAACTTATCAGAAATGATACCGGATGCCTGGAATTACTTTGTGAATACTACTACTGTTCCGGGTAATTTGATTGAATTTGGCGGCGGATACCAGTATCCTGATTATTTTGCACAGTCCCGGGATGGGGATGCAGTGACCATACAACGTGAGTTTGCCGAAATCGTCAATAAAAGAATGAAAGCAACCGGCACTAAAGTGTTCAGTTTTATTACAAGAAACAGCCTGAGCAGTGCTGAAGCTTTGGGAGCCTACCAGATATATGCCGAAACGATTGATGACCTTGTGGGCATTGTAGCGATTCAATATATTCCTTACAATGCCGGCGGCGGTAATATTTATTGGGTAACGAATAAACAGGGTAAACATATACCCGTATTTACCGCAAAGTATCAGATGTGGGCAGATCTAAATCAGTATCCGAACTCTGGTAATCCAGCCGTTATTGCCAGTTTGATTAATTCCGCCGCAAATCAGTCTCCGACTCCCACTATAGACTGGACAATAGTACATGCGTGGTCCTACTTCAAAAAGGATGCAGGAGGAAATATCAGCGATGCGGTTTCAACCGATGCCGGAGCTTTAAGGGGGGTAACACCGGTTACCTGGGCAAAGGCATTATTAGATACCAATATTAATGTGGTATCAATTGAAGAATTACTCTGGCGGTTACGGATGAAATATTATCCGGCAGAAACGCAGGCCGTTATCGATGGCTTTCCGCAGCCGTTATCGACGAACTTCAGAACCATTACCGCAAATAAGATAAACGGCTCATGGAATATAAGTTGGACTGTAGACAACGAATCAAATACAAAAGAATATATCATTGAAGCGTCCGGAGATGGAAAGCAATGGAAGGAAATAGGCCGTCAGGCGGCAAAAACTATTGGTGCATCCTCACAAAAAGTGAAATACGATTTTGTTGTTCCCGGAACGGTTGAAATAGCCGGATTAAGTATAATGCTCTTGTTTCTGATTCCTGCTTTTGGGTCGCGCCTGACACGCTTAGGTATTGGAGTTGCTGCTATTGCTTTGCTGGCGGCTTGTAGCAAGAGCCATAAGATCGATAACAGTACAGATAACGGAAATGGTGTATTTATCCGTATTACCGAGCGTTCCTTTGATGGCAAATTAAGCTGCTCGAAAGCCGTCAGGGTACTGGAATGA
- a CDS encoding GH92 family glycosyl hydrolase, which produces MRFSLSILFISLFALGGKSQNINEKITEPVGYVNTLMGTASKHALSNGNTYPAIGMPWGMHLWTPQTGKMGDGWAYTYDAEKIVGFKQTHQPSPWMNDYGQFAIMPFVGSLRFKEDRGSWFSHKAETATPYYYKVYLADYNVTTEIAPTERAAIFRLTFPQSDSAYIAIDAMDGGAFVQIIPEERKIIGYSRKSKLGIQDNFKNYFVIYVDHDFDVSYTWNGKQLDKTNKTITSEQAGAVIGFKTKKDQQVHLKVASSFISFEQAEITLKRELSSYNLEQVAAHAKKVWNDKLSRISVQGGQVDDIRTFYSCLYRMLQFPQKHYEIDAKGQPVHYSPYNGQVVPGYLFAGTGFWDTFRALYPFLNLMFPSINKEMQEGLINAYKEGGWLPEWSSPGYRNTMIGNNSAAVVADAYLKGLRGYDIQTLYEAMLKGANNEGPLTAVGRKGAAYYNKLGYVPYDVDIRESAARTLEYAYSDFTIAQLAKTLERPKKEIELYRQRALNYKNLFDDTTKLMRGRNADGSFQYPFNPFKWGDAFTEGNSWHYSWSVFHDISGLIRLMGGEKMFMQMLDSVFTLPPVFDESYYGKVIHEIREMQIMNMGQYAHGNQPIQHMTYLYNYAGAPWKSQFRIREVMKRLYKPTPDGYCGDEDNGQTSAWYVFSALGFYPVCPATTQYVLGTPLFKKATLFLENGKTFTISAPNNSSENLYINTAAFNGKSYDKNWIDHFDIMKGGTFRLQMSNVPNRQKGTAADDYPYSFSTDKSS; this is translated from the coding sequence ATGAGATTCAGTTTATCAATCCTGTTTATATCTCTTTTTGCCCTGGGGGGTAAAAGTCAGAATATAAATGAAAAAATAACAGAGCCTGTCGGTTATGTGAATACACTGATGGGTACGGCATCCAAACATGCTTTGTCAAATGGTAATACGTATCCGGCAATTGGCATGCCATGGGGGATGCATTTATGGACGCCTCAGACAGGGAAAATGGGTGATGGCTGGGCCTATACTTACGATGCTGAAAAAATCGTCGGATTTAAGCAGACACATCAGCCCTCACCCTGGATGAACGATTACGGACAGTTTGCGATCATGCCGTTTGTGGGTTCTTTGAGATTTAAAGAAGACAGGGGGAGTTGGTTTTCACACAAGGCCGAGACCGCAACACCTTATTATTATAAGGTGTACCTGGCAGACTATAATGTAACCACAGAGATTGCGCCTACCGAACGTGCTGCCATATTCAGACTAACCTTTCCCCAATCTGACAGTGCTTATATCGCTATCGACGCTATGGACGGCGGAGCTTTTGTTCAGATCATACCGGAAGAAAGAAAGATTATCGGGTACAGCCGGAAAAGTAAACTGGGCATTCAGGACAATTTCAAAAATTATTTTGTTATATATGTTGACCACGATTTTGATGTTTCTTATACCTGGAATGGCAAACAATTGGATAAGACAAATAAAACCATTACATCAGAACAGGCCGGCGCCGTAATAGGATTTAAAACAAAAAAGGACCAGCAGGTTCATTTAAAAGTAGCTTCTTCCTTTATCAGTTTTGAACAGGCTGAAATAACCCTAAAGCGGGAATTATCCAGCTATAACCTGGAGCAGGTTGCAGCCCATGCTAAAAAAGTATGGAATGACAAGCTAAGCAGGATATCGGTGCAGGGTGGCCAGGTAGATGATATAAGAACTTTTTACTCCTGTTTATACCGGATGCTGCAATTTCCGCAAAAACATTATGAAATAGACGCAAAGGGGCAACCGGTTCATTATAGTCCTTATAACGGTCAGGTGGTTCCCGGGTATTTATTTGCCGGAACAGGCTTTTGGGACACTTTCCGGGCATTGTATCCTTTCCTCAATTTAATGTTCCCCTCTATCAATAAAGAAATGCAGGAAGGGCTGATAAACGCTTATAAAGAAGGTGGCTGGTTACCCGAATGGTCCAGCCCCGGGTATCGTAATACTATGATCGGAAATAATTCTGCTGCTGTTGTCGCAGATGCCTATCTGAAAGGACTGAGGGGATATGATATTCAGACCTTATATGAAGCAATGCTGAAGGGCGCCAATAATGAAGGACCTTTAACAGCCGTTGGCAGAAAAGGCGCTGCCTACTATAATAAACTGGGTTATGTTCCCTACGACGTGGATATCAGGGAAAGTGCAGCCCGCACCCTGGAATATGCGTATAGTGATTTCACTATAGCCCAGCTTGCAAAAACATTGGAGCGGCCTAAAAAAGAAATTGAGCTCTACCGTCAAAGAGCACTCAATTATAAAAACCTTTTTGACGATACCACCAAACTAATGCGCGGGCGTAATGCTGACGGCAGTTTTCAATACCCTTTTAACCCGTTTAAATGGGGTGATGCATTTACCGAAGGAAACAGCTGGCATTACTCCTGGAGCGTTTTTCATGATATCAGCGGATTGATCCGGCTTATGGGAGGTGAGAAAATGTTTATGCAGATGCTGGATTCTGTTTTTACACTTCCGCCTGTTTTTGATGAAAGCTACTATGGAAAAGTAATACATGAGATCAGAGAAATGCAGATCATGAATATGGGACAGTATGCGCATGGAAACCAGCCGATCCAGCACATGACCTATCTGTACAATTACGCCGGGGCCCCCTGGAAATCACAATTCCGTATAAGAGAGGTGATGAAGCGGCTTTATAAACCTACACCTGATGGCTATTGCGGAGATGAAGATAATGGACAAACATCTGCCTGGTATGTTTTTTCTGCATTGGGTTTTTACCCGGTATGCCCGGCTACAACGCAGTATGTTTTGGGAACGCCTTTATTTAAGAAAGCGACGTTGTTTTTAGAGAACGGAAAGACCTTTACCATCAGTGCGCCCAATAACAGCAGTGAAAATCTATATATTAATACGGCTGCTTTCAATGGCAAATCCTATGATAAAAACTGGATCGATCATTTCGACATTATGAAAGGCGGCACGTTCCGGTTGCAGATGAGTAATGTGCCGAACAGGCAAAAGGGCACTGCAGCCGACGATTATCCTTACTCTTTTTCAACCGATAAAAGCAGCTAA